In Stenotrophomonas sp. ESTM1D_MKCIP4_1, a single genomic region encodes these proteins:
- the adh gene encoding aldehyde dehydrogenase, translating into MNAVASPSPLPADPADPRSLFKPRYDNYIGGQWVAPRSGQYFENTTPITGKVLTSVARSNAEDIEAALDAAHAAKADWGQRSTTERANILNRIADRIEQNLELIARAETWDNGKPIRETLNADIPLMVDHFRYFAGAVRAQEGSLSEIDKDTVAYHFHEPLGVVGQIIPWNFPLLMAAWKLAPALAAGNCVVLKPAEQTPASILVLMEIIGDLLPPGVLNIVNGFGLEAGKPLASNPRISKIAFTGETTTGRLIMQYASQNLIPVTLELGGKSPNIFFADVMAEDDDFLDKAVEGFVLFALNQGEVCTCPSRALVQESIYERFMERVLKRVAAIKQGDPLDPDTMIGAQASSEQLEKILSYIDIGKQEGAEVLIGGEQNRLGGDLAGGYYVKPTVFKGHNRMRIFQEEIFGPVVAVTTFKTEEEALQIANDTLYGLGAGVWSRDASRLYRMGRAIQAGRVWTNCYHAYPAHAAFGGYKQSGIGRENHKMMLDHYQQTKNLLVSYSPKKLGFF; encoded by the coding sequence ATGAATGCCGTTGCCTCGCCCTCGCCCCTCCCGGCCGACCCGGCCGACCCGCGCTCACTGTTCAAGCCCCGCTACGACAACTACATCGGCGGACAGTGGGTGGCACCGCGCAGCGGCCAGTACTTCGAAAACACCACGCCCATCACCGGCAAGGTGCTCACCTCGGTAGCGCGTTCCAATGCCGAGGACATCGAAGCGGCACTGGACGCTGCCCACGCCGCGAAGGCCGACTGGGGCCAGCGCTCCACCACCGAACGCGCCAACATCCTCAACCGCATTGCCGACCGCATCGAGCAGAACCTGGAACTGATCGCCCGTGCCGAGACCTGGGACAACGGCAAGCCGATCCGCGAAACGCTCAACGCCGACATTCCGCTGATGGTCGATCACTTCCGCTACTTCGCCGGTGCGGTGCGCGCGCAGGAAGGCAGCCTGTCGGAGATCGACAAGGACACCGTGGCCTACCACTTCCACGAACCGCTGGGGGTGGTGGGGCAGATCATCCCGTGGAATTTCCCGCTGCTGATGGCCGCGTGGAAGCTGGCCCCGGCACTGGCCGCCGGCAACTGCGTGGTGCTCAAGCCGGCCGAGCAGACACCGGCCTCGATCCTGGTGCTGATGGAGATCATCGGCGACCTGCTGCCGCCAGGCGTGCTCAACATCGTCAACGGCTTCGGCCTGGAAGCGGGCAAGCCGCTGGCCAGCAACCCGCGCATCTCCAAGATCGCCTTCACCGGGGAAACCACCACCGGCCGCCTGATCATGCAGTACGCCAGCCAGAACCTGATTCCGGTGACGCTGGAACTGGGTGGCAAATCGCCCAACATATTCTTCGCCGACGTGATGGCCGAGGATGATGATTTCCTCGACAAGGCGGTGGAGGGCTTCGTGCTGTTCGCGCTCAACCAGGGCGAAGTGTGTACGTGCCCGTCGCGTGCGCTGGTGCAGGAATCCATCTACGAACGCTTCATGGAACGCGTGCTCAAGCGCGTGGCGGCGATCAAGCAGGGTGACCCGCTGGACCCGGACACCATGATCGGTGCGCAGGCCTCCTCCGAGCAGCTGGAAAAGATCCTGTCCTACATCGATATCGGCAAGCAGGAAGGGGCCGAAGTACTGATCGGTGGTGAGCAGAACAGGCTGGGCGGCGATCTGGCCGGCGGCTATTACGTGAAGCCCACGGTGTTCAAGGGCCACAACCGCATGCGCATCTTCCAGGAGGAGATCTTCGGGCCGGTGGTGGCGGTGACCACCTTCAAGACCGAAGAAGAAGCGCTGCAGATCGCCAACGACACGCTGTACGGCCTCGGTGCCGGCGTGTGGAGCCGCGATGCCTCGCGCCTGTACCGCATGGGCCGGGCAATCCAGGCCGGGCGCGTGTGGACCAACTGCTACCACGCGTATCCCGCGCACGCGGCGTTCGGCGGCTACAAGCAGTCGGGCATCGGTCGTGAGAACCACAAGATGATGCTCGACCACTACCAGCAGACCAAGAACCTGCTGGTCAGCTACTCGCCGAAGAAGCTGGGCTTCTTCTGA
- a CDS encoding sigma-54-dependent Fis family transcriptional regulator, giving the protein MSQPSLPERVGGARRAFFERGASPAGAVPDAILQSWRRCQRQGLSADARPDVAPVPELSLRELRQRRERLWRLARPELEGLAGSLSSSDGIVLLTDEEGWVLDAEGSNSFLDRAGQVALMPGVRWDEGTVGTNAIGTAIVEGRALQVRGGEHFFAPHGILTCSATPIFDPFGQRVGVLDISGDARHAHLHALALGRQAVDQIEHRYFADGLDDCELLHLHAQPLLLGSPREALLGFRNGRLVAANRVGLGLFGLDRHDIGRASYEALFDQPLSRLHDDGMLLDRQGRALHGHADGRRRMRSDRAVVARAPRLTPAAAATVVLAAPGTVLATPVQQQLRQAVRVLDAGLPVLVQGETGTGKEVFARELHRRCARAGQPLVAVNCAALPEGLIEAELFGYEEGAFTGARRQGSTGLLRQAQGGVLFLDEIGDMPLALQPRLLRVLQERELSPLGGGRPVKLDFALVCASHCDLQQAVAEGRFRADLYYRIADHVVHLPALRELDERGALLQALWTPIAQGRVLQGEVLEVLQRQRWPGNLRQLQACLRTLVALSEPGEQITAAHLPAELLKAPAAPVTAMNPVQGGLRDIAEDVMRQALQVADGNVSAAARRLGISRSTLYRRLGQPATR; this is encoded by the coding sequence GTGTCCCAGCCGAGTCTTCCCGAGCGCGTCGGTGGCGCGCGCCGCGCCTTCTTCGAGCGCGGCGCATCGCCGGCAGGCGCCGTGCCTGACGCCATCCTGCAATCCTGGCGACGCTGCCAGCGCCAGGGCCTATCGGCGGACGCGCGGCCCGATGTGGCCCCTGTGCCGGAACTGTCGCTGCGTGAACTGCGCCAGCGCCGCGAACGCCTGTGGCGGTTGGCCCGGCCAGAGCTGGAAGGGCTGGCAGGCTCGTTGTCCAGCAGCGACGGCATCGTGCTGCTCACCGACGAAGAAGGCTGGGTACTGGATGCCGAGGGCAGCAACAGCTTCCTGGACCGGGCCGGACAGGTCGCCTTGATGCCCGGCGTGCGCTGGGATGAAGGCACGGTGGGCACCAATGCCATCGGCACCGCCATCGTCGAAGGCCGTGCCCTGCAGGTGCGCGGCGGCGAACACTTCTTCGCGCCGCACGGCATCCTCACCTGTTCGGCCACGCCGATCTTCGATCCGTTCGGCCAGCGCGTCGGTGTGCTCGACATCTCCGGCGATGCGCGCCATGCCCACCTGCATGCGCTGGCGCTGGGCCGGCAGGCGGTGGACCAGATCGAGCACCGTTACTTCGCCGATGGACTGGACGACTGCGAGCTGCTGCACCTGCACGCCCAGCCACTGCTGCTGGGCAGCCCGCGCGAGGCCCTGCTCGGTTTCCGCAATGGCCGTCTGGTGGCGGCCAACCGGGTCGGGCTGGGCCTGTTCGGGCTGGACCGCCACGACATTGGACGGGCGTCCTATGAGGCGCTGTTCGACCAGCCGCTGTCGCGCCTGCATGACGACGGCATGTTGCTGGACCGCCAGGGGCGTGCGCTGCATGGCCATGCGGACGGCCGCCGCCGGATGCGCAGCGACAGAGCGGTGGTCGCCCGTGCACCCCGCCTGACACCTGCGGCCGCCGCCACGGTCGTGCTGGCCGCCCCCGGCACCGTGCTGGCCACGCCGGTACAGCAGCAGCTGCGCCAGGCCGTGCGGGTGCTCGATGCCGGCTTGCCGGTGCTGGTGCAGGGTGAAACCGGCACCGGCAAGGAAGTGTTCGCACGCGAACTGCATCGCCGTTGCGCGCGCGCCGGCCAGCCATTGGTGGCAGTGAACTGCGCGGCCCTGCCGGAGGGCCTGATCGAAGCAGAGCTGTTCGGTTACGAAGAAGGCGCGTTTACGGGTGCGCGCCGGCAGGGCAGTACCGGCCTGCTGCGGCAGGCGCAGGGCGGGGTACTGTTCCTCGACGAGATCGGCGACATGCCGCTGGCCCTGCAGCCGCGCCTGCTGCGCGTACTGCAGGAACGCGAGCTGTCACCCCTGGGCGGGGGCCGCCCGGTGAAACTGGATTTCGCCCTGGTGTGTGCCAGCCACTGCGATCTGCAGCAGGCCGTGGCCGAGGGGCGCTTTCGCGCCGATCTGTACTACCGCATCGCCGACCACGTGGTGCACCTGCCGGCCCTGCGCGAGCTGGACGAGCGTGGCGCGCTGCTGCAGGCGCTGTGGACACCGATCGCACAGGGCCGTGTGTTGCAGGGCGAGGTGCTGGAGGTGCTGCAGCGGCAGCGTTGGCCGGGCAACCTGCGGCAGCTGCAGGCCTGCCTGCGCACGCTGGTGGCGTTGAGTGAGCCGGGTGAGCAGATCACCGCCGCCCATCTGCCTGCCGAACTGTTGAAGGCGCCGGCGGCCCCGGTGACCGCCATGAATCCCGTGCAGGGTGGGCTGCGTGACATCGCCGAGGACGTGATGCGCCAGGCCCTGCAGGTTGCCGACGGCAATGTCTCTGCTGCGGCCAGGCGGCTGGGTATCAGCCGCAGCACGCTGTACCGGCGGCTGGGCCAACCCGCCACGCGCTGA
- the eda gene encoding bifunctional 4-hydroxy-2-oxoglutarate aldolase/2-dehydro-3-deoxy-phosphogluconate aldolase, which produces MSGADPRVRAVLKLAPVIPVFTPDDVDDAVQVAQALFRGGLPVIEVTLRTPRALEAIKAMVEAVPDAVVGAGTVLTPAQMQAAKAAGARFAVSPGATPTLYAAARDADLPYLPGVATGSELILGLEHGLDTFKFFPAVQSGGAPLLSAWHGPFADVRFCPTGGISAQTAPQFLHLPNVLCVGGSWLTTAALMQSRDWDSIERLAREAAVLAG; this is translated from the coding sequence ATGTCCGGCGCTGATCCGCGCGTACGTGCGGTACTGAAACTTGCACCGGTGATTCCGGTGTTCACCCCCGATGACGTCGACGACGCCGTGCAGGTGGCCCAGGCGCTGTTCCGCGGCGGCCTGCCGGTGATCGAAGTCACTCTGCGTACGCCGCGTGCGCTGGAAGCGATCAAGGCCATGGTCGAGGCCGTGCCGGATGCGGTGGTGGGTGCGGGCACGGTCCTGACCCCGGCGCAGATGCAGGCCGCCAAGGCCGCCGGTGCGCGTTTCGCGGTGTCGCCGGGTGCGACGCCGACGCTGTACGCCGCCGCGCGCGATGCCGACCTGCCTTACCTGCCCGGCGTGGCGACCGGCTCCGAGCTGATCCTCGGCCTGGAACACGGTCTGGACACGTTCAAGTTCTTCCCGGCGGTGCAGTCCGGCGGCGCGCCGCTGCTGTCGGCCTGGCACGGCCCGTTCGCCGATGTGCGCTTCTGCCCGACCGGTGGCATCAGCGCGCAGACCGCACCGCAGTTCCTGCACCTGCCCAACGTGCTGTGCGTGGGCGGTTCGTGGCTGACCACCGCGGCCCTGATGCAGTCGCGCGACTGGGACAGCATCGAACGCCTGGCACGCGAAGCGGCGGTGCTGGCCGGCTGA
- a CDS encoding sugar kinase: MGRVVCFGELLLRLGAPGRELLMQSPQLQVHVGGAEANVGVSLSCLGHEVAMVSTVAGNALGAHVLGELRRHGVDTRSVRQDPEGRMGLYFLTTGAVQRASEVVYDRADSAFARSTAADYDWPVLLQGAQWLHLSGVSPALGPDVAQATLEAARAARALGVRVSFDGNFRPKLWQRWGGDAQAILRELFAQADIVFADYRDIEVILGQRFAQTDVVDKVEAAAAAAFAAFPQLQWMACTQRQTLSVDHHALGALLLGRDGTRAQAPVRQLQGIVDRIGGGDAFAAGILHGILSGFDADATVRFGLAAGGLKHSIPGDFNPVSEADVLALVGEERFDVRR; this comes from the coding sequence ATGGGTCGTGTCGTATGTTTCGGGGAATTGCTGCTGCGCCTGGGCGCACCGGGTCGCGAACTGCTGATGCAGTCGCCGCAGCTGCAGGTGCACGTGGGCGGGGCGGAGGCGAACGTGGGTGTCTCGCTGTCCTGCCTTGGACACGAGGTGGCCATGGTCAGCACTGTGGCCGGCAACGCGCTGGGTGCCCACGTGCTGGGTGAACTGCGCCGGCACGGGGTCGATACGCGCAGCGTGCGGCAGGATCCCGAGGGCCGCATGGGCCTGTATTTCCTGACCACCGGCGCGGTGCAGCGCGCCAGCGAAGTGGTCTATGACCGCGCCGATTCCGCGTTCGCGCGCAGCACCGCCGCCGACTACGACTGGCCAGTGCTGCTGCAGGGCGCACAGTGGCTGCACCTGTCCGGGGTCAGCCCGGCACTGGGCCCCGACGTCGCCCAGGCCACGCTGGAGGCGGCGCGCGCGGCACGTGCACTGGGCGTGCGCGTGTCCTTCGATGGCAACTTCCGGCCGAAGCTGTGGCAGCGCTGGGGCGGCGATGCGCAGGCCATCCTGCGCGAACTGTTCGCCCAGGCCGACATCGTCTTCGCCGACTACCGCGACATCGAAGTCATCCTCGGCCAGCGCTTCGCGCAGACCGACGTGGTAGACAAGGTCGAGGCAGCGGCCGCAGCGGCATTCGCCGCGTTCCCGCAGCTGCAGTGGATGGCCTGCACCCAGCGCCAGACCCTCAGCGTGGACCACCATGCGCTGGGCGCGCTGCTGCTGGGCCGCGACGGCACCCGTGCGCAGGCGCCGGTGCGCCAGCTGCAGGGCATCGTCGACCGCATCGGCGGGGGTGATGCATTCGCGGCGGGCATCCTGCATGGCATCCTGTCCGGCTTCGATGCCGACGCCACCGTGCGGTTCGGCCTGGCCGCCGGGGGGCTGAAGCACTCGATCCCCGGCGATTTCAACCCTGTCAGCGAAGCTGACGTACTGGCCCTGGTGGGCGAGGAGCGATTCGATGTCCGGCGCTGA